The genomic region AATTGGTGCGCTATATTAATTGCAGAAATTCGATTCTTCACCCCTAGTCGAGCATATGCTGTTGAGAGCAAGTTTCGGAAGGTTGAGTTTTTAACCCCAAAAAGGCAAGCAAGTTCGATGGAGGTCGCTCCGGGATAAGCCGCACACAGGGAGAGTGCCTGCAATTGTCTGGGTGTGAGAAATGAATTCGAGGGAATTTTCTTGTAGGTTTGGTGATAGGCTTCTTGGCTGAGGTGAATGCCGCCCGCGGCTATCGCATGCACAATATTACATAACTCCAGAATTGAGCTTTGGTCATCTTTGAAGATATAGCCGCTGGCTCCGGCTTTCATCACAATTTTAATAAAAGGCGGCTGGCGAAAACTCGAGATCACCAGGATAGCTAACTCTGGATACTTAGTGTGCAATTCAGCGATTGTGAACGGGACAGGATAGGGGCTGGAGTCATCCGAAGCGGTATCTACTTGTAAATCAAGAATCAGCACATCAATGGGATGATTGACTATCATCGGAATCAATTCAACCCCAAAAGTGGTTGTTGCAACAACTTCAATTTTAGGATCTTTTCCCAACCGGTATTGATAACCGTCGATGATGCTCTGGTGATTGTCGAGAATTGCCACCCGAATATTCTTGGACACTTTATCCACCTCTTGCTAATTTT from Chloroflexota bacterium harbors:
- a CDS encoding response regulator transcription factor, with the protein product MSKNIRVAILDNHQSIIDGYQYRLGKDPKIEVVATTTFGVELIPMIVNHPIDVLILDLQVDTASDDSSPYPVPFTIAELHTKYPELAILVISSFRQPPFIKIVMKAGASGYIFKDDQSSILELCNIVHAIAAGGIHLSQEAYHQTYKKIPSNSFLTPRQLQALSLCAAYPGATSIELACLFGVKNSTFRNLLSTAYARLGVKNRISAINIAHQLGLISIPDDPS